A genomic region of Pseudomonas migulae contains the following coding sequences:
- a CDS encoding LysR substrate-binding domain-containing protein — protein MNYRHLTPSMSLLLAFEAAARHESYTRAAMELSLTQSAVSRQVQALEQQLGLTLFRREGRQVQLTDVGRLYQREMSEALGRIRSATLQAMAYQSGSGTLRLATLPTFGSKWLLPRLHDFYKTHTGMLVHINSRIDAIDFETSGIDAAIVVGSADLPGLISHRLHTEELMVIMSPQAAEAHDTWTPEHIGGQTLLNVANNANVWGEWFSHHGLPHRMMRLGPSFELTSHLIQAVRAGIGIGLVPRILVADELANAELISLDQPFASQRSYYLTYPPRNETLPSLVAFRTWLLEQI, from the coding sequence ATGAATTACCGCCACCTCACCCCCTCCATGTCATTGCTGCTGGCCTTTGAGGCCGCCGCGAGGCATGAAAGCTACACCCGCGCCGCGATGGAGCTGTCACTGACCCAAAGCGCCGTCAGCCGACAAGTCCAGGCGCTGGAGCAGCAACTGGGCCTGACGCTGTTTCGCCGTGAAGGCCGGCAAGTGCAGTTGACCGATGTCGGTCGTCTGTATCAGCGGGAAATGAGTGAAGCGCTCGGACGCATCCGCAGCGCCACGTTACAGGCGATGGCGTATCAATCGGGCAGCGGAACCTTGCGCCTTGCGACACTGCCGACGTTCGGCTCGAAGTGGCTATTGCCGCGTCTTCACGACTTCTACAAAACCCATACCGGCATGCTGGTGCACATCAATTCCCGGATCGATGCCATCGACTTCGAAACCAGCGGCATCGATGCCGCCATCGTCGTCGGCAGTGCCGACTTGCCGGGCCTGATCAGTCATCGTCTGCACACGGAAGAATTGATGGTGATCATGTCCCCGCAAGCGGCCGAGGCCCATGACACCTGGACCCCGGAGCACATTGGCGGACAGACGCTGCTCAACGTCGCGAACAATGCCAATGTCTGGGGCGAGTGGTTCAGCCACCATGGCCTGCCCCATCGAATGATGCGCCTGGGGCCGAGTTTCGAACTCACCTCGCACTTGATCCAGGCCGTCAGGGCCGGCATCGGCATCGGTCTGGTGCCGCGTATCCTGGTGGCCGACGAGCTGGCCAACGCCGAGCTGATCAGCCTCGATCAGCCCTTCGCCAGTCAACGCAGTTACTACCTGACCTACCCGCCGCGCAACGAGACGCTGCCATCGCTCGTCGCGTTCCGAACCTGGTTGCTGGAACAGATCTGA
- the ydiJ gene encoding D-2-hydroxyglutarate dehydrogenase YdiJ has product MIAQLPTDALAAQYPEFLQALRASGFRGQLSADYATRTVLATDNSIYQRLPQAAVFPLDADDIVRIAALMAEPRFRQIRLTPRGGGTGTNGQSLTDGIVVDLSRHMNTILEINVAERWVRVQAGVVKDQLNAALKPHGLFFAPELSTSNRATVGGMINTDASGQGSCTYGKTRDHVLELHSVLLGGERLHSHPLSDSELVAACAQPGRIGEVYRTAWQIQETQADLIEAIFPKLNRCLTGYDLAHLRDEHGRFNLNSVLCGAEGSLGYIVEAKLNVLPIPKYSVLVNVRYSSFMDALRDANALLAHKPLSIETVDSRVLMLAMKDIVWHSVAEYFPADAERPTLGINLVEFSGEDLTEVNGRVASFVEHLQADTTIERLGHTLAEGAEAVTRVYAMRKRSVGLLGNVEGEIRPQPFVEDTAVPPEKLADYITEFRALLDSYGLTYGMFGHVDAGVLHVRPALDMKDPAQAALVKPISDAVAELTRRYGGLLWGEHGKGLRSEYVPEFFGELYPALQSLKGAFDPHNQLNPGKICTPPDAAQGLLKVNEVTLRGDLDRQIDERVWQSFGTAMHCNGNGACYNYDPNDAMCPSWKATRERQHSPKGRASLIREWLRLQGAANIDVLEAARGKLSWLSGLPARLRNNLARSRGEADFSHEVYDAMAGCLACKSCAGQCPVKVNVPEFRSRFLELYHGRYQRPLRDYLIGSLEFTIPYMAYAPGLYNAVMGAKWMSRLLERRVGMLDSPLINRYDLQATLTRCNVVVASVPALRALTVEQRQRSVVLVQDAFTRYFETPLLASFIELAHQLGYRVFLAPYSANGKPLHVQGFLGAFAKAAIRNASQLKALADCDVPLVGLDPAMTLVYRQEYQKVPGLDACPKVLLPQEWLSDVLPENPRPATQTFRLLAHCTEKTNVPASTSQWEAVFARLGLKLVTEATGCCGMSGTYGHEARNQDTSRTIFEQSWAGKLDKAGEALATGYSCRSQVKRLASKQLRHPLEVVLEHARA; this is encoded by the coding sequence ATGATCGCCCAGCTGCCTACGGATGCCCTCGCGGCACAGTACCCGGAATTTCTTCAAGCCCTGCGTGCCAGCGGCTTCCGCGGTCAGCTCAGCGCCGACTACGCCACCCGTACCGTGCTGGCAACCGACAACTCGATTTACCAGCGCCTGCCGCAAGCGGCGGTGTTCCCGCTGGACGCCGACGACATCGTGCGCATCGCTGCATTGATGGCCGAACCGCGCTTTCGCCAGATCAGGCTGACCCCGCGCGGCGGCGGTACCGGCACCAACGGCCAGTCATTGACCGATGGCATCGTGGTCGACCTGTCGCGGCACATGAACACGATCCTCGAAATCAACGTCGCCGAGCGTTGGGTGCGGGTGCAGGCGGGCGTGGTCAAGGACCAGCTCAATGCCGCGCTCAAGCCCCATGGGCTGTTCTTCGCGCCGGAGCTGTCGACGTCGAACCGCGCCACCGTTGGCGGCATGATCAACACGGACGCCAGTGGCCAGGGCAGTTGCACCTATGGCAAGACACGCGATCATGTGCTGGAACTGCACAGCGTGTTGCTCGGTGGTGAGCGTCTGCACAGCCATCCGCTGTCCGACTCTGAGTTGGTGGCAGCATGCGCACAGCCCGGCCGCATCGGCGAGGTGTACCGCACAGCGTGGCAGATTCAGGAAACCCAGGCTGATTTGATCGAGGCGATATTCCCCAAACTCAATCGTTGCCTGACCGGTTACGACCTGGCGCACCTGCGCGACGAGCACGGGCGATTCAATCTCAATAGCGTGCTGTGCGGTGCGGAAGGTTCGTTGGGTTATATCGTCGAGGCCAAGCTCAACGTGCTGCCGATTCCCAAGTATTCGGTGCTGGTGAACGTGCGCTACAGCAGCTTCATGGATGCGCTGCGCGACGCCAACGCGTTGCTGGCGCACAAGCCGCTGTCCATCGAGACCGTGGACTCCCGGGTACTGATGCTGGCGATGAAAGACATCGTCTGGCACAGCGTCGCCGAGTATTTTCCGGCTGATGCCGAGCGCCCGACATTGGGCATCAATCTGGTGGAGTTCAGCGGGGAAGACCTGACGGAGGTGAACGGGCGCGTGGCGTCGTTTGTCGAGCATCTGCAGGCCGACACGACCATCGAGCGGCTGGGTCACACGCTGGCCGAGGGGGCCGAGGCGGTGACCCGTGTGTACGCCATGCGTAAACGCTCCGTCGGGCTGTTGGGCAATGTCGAAGGCGAGATTCGGCCGCAACCGTTTGTTGAAGACACCGCCGTGCCGCCAGAGAAACTGGCTGACTACATCACCGAGTTCCGTGCATTGCTCGACAGCTATGGCCTGACCTACGGCATGTTCGGTCACGTCGATGCCGGCGTGTTGCATGTGCGCCCGGCGCTGGACATGAAAGACCCGGCCCAGGCTGCACTGGTCAAACCGATTTCCGATGCCGTGGCCGAGCTGACGCGGCGTTATGGCGGACTGCTGTGGGGCGAGCACGGCAAGGGCTTGCGTTCGGAATATGTTCCCGAGTTTTTTGGCGAACTGTACCCGGCGCTGCAATCGCTCAAGGGCGCGTTCGACCCGCACAATCAGCTCAACCCCGGCAAGATCTGCACACCACCGGATGCCGCCCAAGGCTTGCTGAAAGTCAACGAAGTGACGCTGCGCGGTGATCTGGATCGGCAAATCGACGAGCGCGTCTGGCAAAGTTTCGGCACCGCCATGCACTGCAACGGTAACGGCGCCTGCTACAACTACGATCCCAACGATGCGATGTGCCCATCGTGGAAAGCCACCCGTGAACGCCAGCATTCGCCGAAGGGCAGGGCGTCATTGATTCGCGAATGGTTGCGCCTGCAAGGTGCGGCCAATATTGATGTGCTGGAAGCGGCCCGGGGCAAGTTGTCGTGGTTGAGCGGGTTGCCGGCGCGGTTGCGCAATAATCTGGCGCGCTCGCGGGGCGAGGCGGATTTCTCCCACGAGGTGTACGACGCGATGGCCGGTTGTCTGGCTTGTAAATCCTGTGCGGGACAATGCCCGGTCAAGGTCAACGTCCCGGAATTCCGCTCGCGTTTTCTCGAGCTGTACCACGGTCGTTATCAGCGTCCGCTTCGCGATTACCTGATCGGCTCGCTGGAGTTCACCATTCCTTACATGGCCTACGCACCGGGCTTGTACAACGCGGTGATGGGCGCGAAATGGATGAGCCGCTTGCTCGAGCGACGCGTCGGCATGCTCGACAGCCCGCTGATCAACCGCTACGACTTGCAGGCCACGTTGACCCGCTGCAACGTCGTTGTCGCCAGCGTGCCAGCCCTGCGCGCACTGACCGTCGAGCAACGTCAGCGCAGCGTGGTGTTGGTGCAGGATGCCTTCACCCGTTACTTCGAAACCCCGTTACTGGCGAGTTTTATCGAGTTGGCGCATCAGTTGGGCTATCGGGTGTTTCTGGCACCCTACAGTGCCAACGGCAAGCCTTTGCATGTACAGGGCTTCCTAGGCGCATTCGCCAAAGCAGCGATCCGCAACGCCAGTCAGCTCAAGGCGCTGGCCGACTGCGACGTGCCGCTGGTTGGCCTGGACCCGGCGATGACGCTGGTCTACCGCCAGGAGTATCAGAAAGTGCCGGGGCTCGATGCGTGCCCGAAGGTTCTGCTGCCCCAGGAGTGGCTCTCGGATGTGCTGCCTGAAAACCCTCGTCCCGCCACGCAGACATTCCGTTTGCTGGCGCACTGCACCGAGAAGACCAACGTCCCGGCCAGTACTTCGCAATGGGAAGCCGTGTTTGCCCGGCTCGGGCTCAAGCTGGTGACTGAGGCGACCGGCTGTTGCGGCATGTCCGGCACCTACGGCCATGAAGCGCGAAACCAGGACACTTCGCGGACCATTTTCGAGCAGTCATGGGCCGGCAAGCTGGACAAGGCGGGTGAAGCGCTGGCGACGGGGTACTCGTGCCGCAGTCAGGTAAAGCGTCTGGCCAGCAAGCAACTGCGCCATCCGCTGGAAGTGGTGTTGGAGCATGCGCGGGCATAA
- a CDS encoding ATP-binding protein, which yields MAIEETLLRQRKVLAEFGELALASDDLEHILDEACRLVGEALETNLAKFMQLQEDGITFVVRNGVGWKPDVVGKVHVKATEGSPELYSLETNAPVISTDISTETRFRYHDFQVENGVKAFVNVLVHGANEERPFGIFEVDSRRPRQFTESDIDFLRVYSNLLGAVLKRSRTLRVIRGTEKKLRESERHYRIAAELNLLWPWTADKAGELTSIDMRWYEYTGLSPAETLGRQWTQAAHPEDQESIAKRWDQSILTLQPFDLHIRLRKQTGDYRWFRIRALCSLDPNEQCEQWYGTVEDIDDRVQLENALRDWNDLLEDRIAQRTRQLEAEQHERAVAESKLRQSQKMEAVGQLTGGIAHDFNNLLAGIIGSLELMQRRIDAGRYTDLTRYNSVAMTSASRAAALTQRLLAFSRQQSLEPELLEPRKVVADLEEMIRRSVGPSISVECSFRANDRIRCDINQLENALLNLAINARDAMPNGGRLELEVDRCVIDQTESSEKMMPPGAYVSISVTDTGTGISPEILSRIFDPFFTTKKIGEGTGLGLSMIYGFTQQSGGQVRVHSALGAGTTVTLYFPVDNSQPGKVETRSSETDQAVSNGHNETILLVDDEAAVRQMVSEILSEGGYHVVEAVDSVSAMKQAEKLECLDLLLTDIGLPGFMNGISLAAELKAKYPQLRTLFITGFAGGSRMVSTDATTQILTKPFSLNELSARVHSLINGNQ from the coding sequence ATGGCAATCGAGGAAACGCTACTGCGCCAACGCAAAGTGCTTGCCGAATTTGGCGAGCTGGCCTTGGCCTCGGATGACCTCGAGCACATCCTCGATGAGGCATGTCGATTGGTCGGTGAAGCACTCGAAACCAACCTGGCCAAGTTCATGCAGTTACAGGAAGACGGCATCACGTTCGTGGTGCGAAACGGCGTGGGCTGGAAGCCGGATGTGGTCGGAAAGGTTCACGTAAAAGCGACTGAAGGTAGCCCCGAACTGTACTCGCTGGAGACAAACGCGCCCGTCATTTCGACTGACATTTCAACCGAAACCCGATTCCGCTATCACGATTTCCAAGTGGAAAACGGCGTAAAAGCCTTTGTAAATGTCTTGGTCCACGGCGCCAACGAGGAACGCCCCTTCGGCATTTTCGAGGTGGACAGTCGTCGTCCTCGACAGTTTACGGAAAGCGATATCGACTTCCTCAGGGTATACAGCAACCTGCTCGGTGCTGTTTTAAAGCGCTCCAGAACCCTTCGAGTCATACGAGGCACAGAAAAAAAACTGCGTGAAAGTGAACGGCATTACCGCATAGCCGCCGAGCTGAATCTGCTTTGGCCCTGGACCGCAGACAAGGCAGGCGAACTGACGTCCATAGATATGCGCTGGTATGAATATACCGGCCTGTCACCCGCGGAGACTTTAGGACGCCAGTGGACCCAAGCTGCTCACCCGGAGGATCAGGAATCAATTGCGAAGCGGTGGGATCAGTCAATACTCACATTGCAACCCTTCGACTTGCACATCCGCTTGAGAAAACAGACTGGCGATTATCGATGGTTCAGAATTCGTGCGCTGTGCAGTCTCGACCCCAACGAACAATGCGAGCAATGGTACGGCACCGTCGAGGATATAGACGATCGGGTGCAGTTGGAAAATGCGCTTCGGGACTGGAATGATCTGCTTGAGGATCGGATCGCCCAACGTACTCGGCAGCTTGAGGCCGAACAACATGAACGCGCTGTCGCGGAGTCCAAACTTCGGCAAAGCCAGAAAATGGAAGCGGTCGGCCAGCTGACGGGCGGAATAGCTCACGACTTCAACAACCTGTTGGCTGGCATCATCGGCAGTCTGGAACTTATGCAACGTCGTATCGACGCCGGGCGCTATACCGACCTGACTCGCTACAACTCCGTCGCCATGACCTCTGCATCGCGTGCGGCGGCGTTGACGCAACGTCTATTGGCGTTCTCCAGACAGCAGTCACTGGAACCCGAACTGCTCGAGCCCAGGAAAGTGGTGGCAGATCTTGAAGAGATGATCCGCAGATCGGTCGGCCCGAGCATCAGTGTCGAATGCTCGTTCAGAGCCAACGATCGCATCCGGTGTGACATCAACCAATTGGAAAATGCGTTGCTCAACCTTGCCATCAACGCACGTGATGCCATGCCCAATGGGGGCAGGCTCGAGCTTGAGGTGGATCGATGCGTCATCGATCAAACAGAGTCCTCTGAAAAAATGATGCCGCCCGGCGCCTACGTGAGCATCTCCGTGACGGACACAGGCACCGGGATCAGTCCGGAAATCCTGTCGCGTATATTCGACCCTTTTTTCACCACCAAGAAAATCGGCGAAGGGACCGGCCTCGGCCTCTCGATGATCTATGGCTTTACCCAGCAATCCGGTGGGCAAGTCAGGGTTCACAGCGCCCTGGGCGCGGGTACTACTGTGACTCTGTACTTTCCAGTCGATAATTCGCAGCCGGGCAAGGTCGAAACGAGGTCCAGCGAAACGGATCAAGCGGTTTCAAACGGCCATAACGAAACCATATTACTGGTGGATGACGAAGCCGCTGTGCGGCAAATGGTGTCGGAGATTTTGTCCGAAGGCGGCTATCACGTCGTTGAGGCCGTCGACAGCGTTTCTGCAATGAAACAGGCTGAAAAACTGGAGTGCCTGGATTTATTGCTGACGGATATCGGCTTGCCTGGATTCATGAACGGAATCAGTCTGGCTGCCGAACTGAAGGCGAAGTATCCGCAACTCAGGACGCTTTTTATCACCGGCTTCGCTGGCGGTTCAAGGATGGTCTCGACCGATGCAACCACCCAGATATTAACCAAACCCTTCAGCCTGAATGAACTCAGCGCACGTGTGCATTCATTGATTAACGGCAATCAGTAA
- a CDS encoding ATP-dependent Clp protease proteolytic subunit, protein MTEHIVHFHCQIDQATTERFRDCCLEAIDQGATSLLLNLSTCGGSTSFGFTLYTFLKSLPVPLCAINAGNIESMGIIMFLAAGRRITSPHARFLIHPMNWYFSQKSVDHQRLREYLSSLDNDLARYVQIFTLETVEAATKLDIFHCLSAEEKVIAAHESLAYGIAHEMKQMVFADNVKHWKVSGG, encoded by the coding sequence ATGACCGAACACATCGTGCATTTTCACTGCCAGATCGATCAGGCAACGACTGAGCGTTTCAGGGATTGTTGCCTCGAAGCCATTGACCAGGGTGCCACCTCGCTGCTCTTGAACCTGTCTACGTGTGGCGGTAGCACGAGCTTTGGTTTCACCCTCTACACCTTCCTGAAGTCGTTGCCCGTACCGCTGTGCGCAATCAACGCCGGCAATATCGAATCCATGGGGATCATCATGTTCCTGGCGGCGGGCCGTCGCATCACTTCGCCTCATGCCAGATTCCTGATTCATCCGATGAACTGGTACTTCAGCCAGAAATCAGTCGACCATCAACGACTTCGGGAATACCTCTCCAGCCTCGACAATGACCTCGCGCGCTACGTGCAAATCTTCACGCTCGAAACCGTCGAAGCGGCGACCAAACTCGATATTTTCCATTGCCTGTCTGCGGAAGAAAAAGTCATCGCTGCCCATGAGTCGCTGGCCTACGGCATTGCCCATGAAATGAAGCAGATGGTATTCGCCGATAATGTCAAACACTGGAAAGTCAGTGGCGGATGA
- a CDS encoding TetR/AcrR family transcriptional regulator, with the protein MKVTKDQAAANKEAILTAASRMYREKGIDGIGIGELSRSVGLTHGGFYGQFPGGKEQLASEAVTRTFESNIHEWQDAKSIPDLIKRYLTQGHMNNWTEGCPIPALAADVARAGGSVSSSFTKGIEQLIDTLMALVEGESHDEKYQESLRVLSSIAGAMLIARALDNPELSQQFLQSVINAWPAVPAKKERPIKRRSQDEA; encoded by the coding sequence ATGAAAGTCACGAAAGACCAGGCCGCCGCGAACAAAGAGGCAATCCTCACGGCCGCGTCGCGGATGTACCGGGAAAAAGGAATCGATGGCATCGGCATCGGCGAGCTGTCGCGTTCCGTCGGCCTGACCCATGGCGGTTTCTACGGTCAGTTTCCGGGGGGCAAGGAACAGCTGGCATCAGAGGCTGTGACCCGGACGTTCGAGTCCAATATCCACGAATGGCAAGACGCCAAGTCGATTCCCGACCTCATCAAGCGTTACCTGACGCAAGGGCATATGAACAACTGGACCGAGGGCTGTCCCATTCCGGCATTGGCCGCCGATGTTGCCCGCGCGGGCGGTTCCGTCAGCAGCTCCTTCACCAAGGGCATCGAGCAATTGATCGACACGCTGATGGCGCTGGTCGAGGGTGAAAGCCATGACGAGAAGTACCAGGAATCGCTGCGTGTCCTGTCGTCGATCGCGGGGGCGATGCTGATTGCCAGGGCGCTGGATAACCCTGAGTTATCTCAGCAGTTCCTGCAGTCGGTCATCAATGCATGGCCTGCTGTTCCCGCAAAAAAAGAGCGGCCTATCAAGCGCCGCTCTCAGGATGAAGCGTAA
- a CDS encoding LysR family transcriptional regulator, with protein sequence MKRNDLRSIDLNLLVVFEALIQERNLTRAAKQLSLGQPAVSAALVRLRRLFNDPLFERIGRRMVPTARALSAAQTLGPALDSVCTAITNTKV encoded by the coding sequence ATGAAACGTAATGATCTGCGCAGTATCGATCTGAATTTGCTGGTGGTATTCGAAGCGCTCATCCAGGAACGCAACCTCACTCGCGCCGCTAAGCAGTTATCGCTGGGCCAGCCGGCTGTCAGTGCGGCGCTCGTGCGTTTGCGCAGGCTGTTCAACGATCCCTTGTTCGAACGCATCGGTCGCCGGATGGTGCCCACCGCGCGGGCATTGAGTGCCGCACAGACGCTCGGGCCGGCGCTGGATTCCGTTTGTACTGCGATCACCAATACCAAGGTTTAG
- the mexE gene encoding multidrug efflux RND transporter periplasmic adaptor subunit MexE: MEQSLKPLRYPLAALALVALAACERAPSAAQAPGAPHVTVAKVLEQPITEWDEVTARLEAPETVEVRPRVSGQIERVAFTDGALVKKGDLLFQIDPRPFEHEVHRIEAQLQQARATLVRTGNEAQRGQRLLSSNAISAELADTRTTTAQEARAGVDAIQAQLDLARLNLSFTRVTAPISGRVSRAEITAGNIVTADTTPLTSVVSTDKVYAYFDADERMFLKYSQLSRQGQRGQATPVYMGLSNEEGNSHLGQMNFVDNQVNPKTGTIRGRAVFDNADGQYTPGLYARLKLVGSAAYPGLLIKDEAVGTDLGKKFVLVVDQDNKAVYRSVDLGPKLEGLRIVCSGLQKEDRIVINGLQRVRPGALIDPQDAPMASPETVATLARQRQAIDASNQPASAKSPALVKAETAAAPRG, from the coding sequence ATGGAACAGTCACTCAAACCTTTGCGTTATCCCCTTGCCGCGTTGGCGCTGGTGGCACTTGCCGCGTGTGAACGCGCACCCAGTGCCGCGCAGGCTCCGGGGGCGCCGCACGTCACCGTCGCCAAGGTGCTCGAGCAGCCCATTACCGAATGGGATGAAGTCACCGCTCGCCTGGAAGCGCCGGAAACCGTAGAGGTTCGTCCACGGGTATCGGGCCAGATCGAACGCGTTGCCTTTACTGATGGCGCGCTGGTGAAGAAGGGCGACTTGCTGTTCCAGATCGATCCACGTCCGTTCGAACATGAGGTGCATCGCATCGAGGCGCAGCTGCAACAGGCACGCGCTACCCTGGTTCGCACCGGCAACGAAGCGCAACGCGGCCAGCGGTTGTTGAGCAGCAACGCGATCTCCGCCGAGCTGGCCGACACTCGCACCACCACTGCGCAAGAAGCCCGGGCCGGTGTCGATGCCATTCAGGCGCAGCTGGATCTCGCGCGATTGAACCTCAGCTTCACCCGCGTCACCGCACCGATCAGCGGCCGCGTCAGCCGGGCGGAAATCACCGCGGGCAACATCGTGACCGCCGACACCACACCACTGACCAGCGTGGTCTCCACCGACAAGGTCTACGCCTATTTCGATGCGGACGAACGCATGTTCCTCAAGTACAGCCAGCTTTCCCGCCAGGGCCAGCGTGGTCAAGCCACCCCGGTGTACATGGGCCTGTCGAACGAGGAGGGCAACAGCCACCTCGGGCAGATGAACTTTGTCGACAATCAGGTCAATCCGAAGACCGGCACCATCCGTGGTCGCGCGGTGTTCGATAACGCGGACGGCCAGTACACCCCCGGTCTGTATGCCCGGTTGAAACTAGTGGGCAGCGCTGCCTATCCCGGCCTGCTGATCAAAGATGAAGCGGTAGGTACGGACCTCGGCAAGAAATTCGTGCTGGTCGTCGATCAGGACAACAAGGCCGTCTATCGCAGCGTCGATCTGGGGCCAAAGCTTGAAGGCTTGCGCATCGTGTGCAGTGGCTTGCAGAAAGAAGACCGTATCGTCATCAACGGCCTGCAACGGGTACGGCCCGGCGCGCTGATCGATCCTCAGGATGCCCCGATGGCCAGCCCGGAAACGGTCGCCACACTGGCCCGCCAGCGTCAGGCAATCGATGCCTCCAATCAGCCGGCTTCCGCTAAATCACCCGCTCTGGTGAAAGCGGAAACCGCCGCTGCGCCTCGCGGATAA